The DNA window GTCAGCAGGATAAGGGCAACAAAGTTTAGGGTGCAGAAAGCAAAGTCAGAAGACAAAAAAGGAATGTAAAACTCAGATGTCCCATTGAAGCCTGCAGTAACatataaatatttctcatttttgtgcCACAAGGTAACAGCACGTGCAGACACAACACCAGAGGACACTGGCATGGAGCATCCAGGTGTCCTGGTCCCTTCCCTTCTGGCCCTGCCCTGCAAACATCAGCATGCAAGAGAATCACACAGAAtaagagaatcacagaatcaccaggttggaaaagaccttcaagatcatttggtccaacccagccccaacacctcaactaaaccacggcaccgggtgccacatccagtctgtatttaaacacatccagggatggtgactccaccacctccctgggcagacaatTCCAGGATTTTATgactctttctgtaaaaaaccttttcctaatatccaacctgtatttcccttggtgcagcctgagactgtgtcctctcctcctgtcagtgctgcctggacaaagagaccaaccccacctgagcacagccacctccAGGAGGTTGTagagtgatgaggtcacctctgagtctcctttcctccaggataaacaaccccagctccctcagccgttcctcacagggtttgtgttcccagcccctcaccagcctcgttgcctcctctggatgtgctcaaggGTCTCAACATCCACcttaaactgaggggacagagctggacacagcactcaatgtccaccctaaactgaggggacagagctggacacagcactcaatgtccaccctaaactgaggggacacagctggacacagcactcaaggtgtggcctcaccagtgcagagtacaggggcagaatgacctccctgctcctgctggccacaccattcctgacacaggccaggtgccattggccttggCCGCcagggcacaccctggctcatgtccagctgctgtcaccagcacccccaggtccctttcctcctggacactgtccagccacagtCCCCAGCCTAGAACGCTACAGGGGGGTTTTGTGGCCAAAACGCAGGACTCGACACTTGGACTCGTTAAACTCCATCTTGTTGGGCTCTGCTCATCCATCCAACCCTTCCAggcctctctgcagagccctcctaccttcccacacacgctcccagcttagaGTCATCTGCCAATGTACCGATTCgaaagaggaggggcagggagggtgcAGCACTGACCTGGGTTTCCCCGGAGCTTGATGCACTGGCCCCTGTTGGGGATGCCCTCGGCCGTGTTGCCCGGGTTGATGATGTGGCACTCGTAGCCCGTGGGGCAGTGCAGGGGCTCGTCCCCATCCTCCGTGGTGCTGCAGGCCTCGGCTGCAAGAGAAGCCTGCAGgtcacccacccacccaccgcGGCTGTGACACCCACGGGCACCCGAACACGGCCACACAACCCCACCTCGGGCTCGTGGCCGTGGGGGCAGCACGGGGCTGGACCTGCCTGACACGGctcagccccattccctgcacAGAGCCTCCCCACAGCCCGGTGTGCAGCCTCTGCGCCAGCTGCGCCGTGGATTGCACCCACCACTGAGGCCTTAGGATTTCAGCTGTTGTGTTTTTCATATATTTGCaatcctgcagttctttagtgcGCGGCTctaaactccacacacagtgtcagctgctgctttcgcattttggtcagacacaattcctctccaggcctgggaatcagggacacctcactgcctcaggccctgagAAATGTAAACTAAAATGAGTTGAGGGTAGCAAACTTGGGgtaaattacttcattacctGAGGCTGTAATTGGAAGGTTAActcccaatatgcaaatggaccaaacataaaagtgtgaaaacctgTGACCATTGCCCATTTCTGGGTGTAGCCCtgggggctttgtctgccctaaATGTACCTGAATGTCGTTCAATAAatagaactgctttttattcccttaactCTGTGTGCCCTCTGCTTTTAGGTAGCCCAAAAAGGCATGACACATCCCTGCAGGATGATCCCTCCATGGGGCTGCTCCCTCCAAGCAGGGATCAGCGTGTCCCAgccaggctctgggctgggtgagtGTAGCAGTTTCAGGTTTGCCAATTCCTGTTTCCTGGCCAATGCCATTTCTCTAGTGGTTTGAGTGCCTGCTAGAATtgtttactctttttctgctgtgagataagATTGGGAGAAAAGCGAAGCGGGCTCCAAGTCGGGGAACGTGAGCAGGAAGCTGGCAGTGTGCTGCCCTGTTCTCTGCTCCACACACATGGACCTGCTGCAGAATCCAAAGCTCAGGGGTGACGCACTGCGGGGTcaggcagtgccaccccctgtGCCAGACACAGGTTTCACCACTTTGACCCGGGACAGGCAGCAAGTGCAGCTCAGAATGGCGAGGTGAAGCAGTACTCAGGTAGTTTTTGTGGCCTTTACATGTACGGACTCTGCAGGGCCACTCCACCCTCTCCTTTTTAATTTCAAGGATGTCTGCTGCAGATCTCATGCTGTGACTGATGGTTCTTACTTCCCTAATTACTCCCTCAAACTGAGATGAAGGTGTTCAGATAAGAACAAATAATATAAGCATGACAGGGATGGATGAGGAGGAACctattttatcttatttctaGCTGTGCAGCTTCAATGAGCTGGAGGCAGAATATTCTCTTCAAAAACTTGGAGTTTCCATAATAGATGTGAGTTGAGGCTCAGTGAATCTAAAACCATCTGTGTAAGACCAAAGATGGGAATTTATTGGCACTATTGGATCTGATTAAGCTGATCAAAAGCTGGGTTAACATTTCATGAAGAACCCAAAATCTTCAGATGTCCATTCATCTGGGAATGCCTCATAGAAGAAAACTTCTCTTCCCACCTCCCCATTCCCTCCTTATTCCAATTTCAGGtattggaaaaaattaattagtaCCCCTTTTCCTATGGAATGAACCTGCGACGCTTAAGCTCATGATCAGCCTCCAAACTTAGATGCCCCAGGTTCCTGTCAGCttgacacagctctgcagcagtttGCCAGGGCCCCTGTCCAAAGCTCCTTCAGATCCAAgagccacagccccagcccaagGCATCTGGGTGATGAGGACATCCTGGATTAAAGGATCTCCCATCCCAAGTCCACCCACGGTCTATCAGGAAGCTGGCAGAGAGTTGTGTGTGTGATGACGAAGCctttttctaaaagaaagatATATCTCTAATTATTTGAAGAATGGTTACAAGCCCAGTCCCCTGCAGCATTCCTAGTGCTCTGCTGGATaatccatatccatatccatatccatatccatatccataaAAAGTAATTCATTTACTGCACCAGAAATCAGCCCCCAGCACCACACAGAGTTATTCCTGTGAAAACTCCAGACAAATACCACCAGCCCAACATCCCAGGCAAGCTCTGTGTATGAGGGATTTATTCTCCAGGGCCTTTGTGTGATTATGGATATTTCAGAGAAGAGTGAGAAATGTCCTGTACCTTGTAAGACTTCCTCTGGGCCATCCAAAAGCCACCCGTTGCCTCCCAGCCAGCGGGGTTTGGGCTGAACCAGCCAGtccaacactgaaaaagacagaaacaagAGACCACAGTGTCAAgatgcagcagccacagggcaCTGTGTCATGGAAAAGCCATGGATTTCCTCTAAGGGCCTGTGAGGAGGCTGCCTGATGGATCGATCTGATTTTGACTTCTATTGGTGCTCTTGTCCCAGTTATGGATGTTGTCCAGGACCACAAGAACCTGGTGGCCTAGAGgcccaagcagctgctgcttcccattctcattcccatggcagggaaggaTGAGGTGGCTGCCTCGCTTCTGTCAGCATTAATTCAGGCTGGGATTGACTCTTCTCCTGAATACAGAaacacaggatggtttgggttggaaaggaccttaaagatcatctcattccaatcccctgccgtgggcagggatatcttccactatcccaggttgctccaagactcatccaacctgtccttggacacttccagggatggggcatggAAAATGCCATCCCAAGAAAAGAGCTGCCCTTGAGTGACTTCTACAATTCGACCCAGTGGAAATTTTGCAACATCAGTTTGCTTGGGACACCTTTGCCACTCATCAATCCCCCAGAAACCAGAAGTGTGGAACTGACCTCCACCCCCAACTTGCACTCCAGCCCCCCACCCCATACCCAATTTGCGTGAAGATCACCACCACCATCCCCGTCCCCTCCCAGCTTGCCCAGTGTGGAAACTTTTGAACCCCTCAGGGAAACCCCCGAGGCTTTGCCCTAGAATAATGCACCATAGAGTTCCTCCAcctaggagaaagaaaagacttCCCCCATGGTGCCCTGCAACACTATGTGATCTACCTCAGTTTTACTTTCCCCATGTGTCCCTAATTCTCgtggtttctcctttccctgtgtccccattgGTTGGGGTATCCCTGGTGGCCTGTTCTCATGTCACCTATAGGGCACTGCCCTTTGCCCTGCCCTTTGTAGTGCCCTTGTGCCATCAGACCATTGGTTCCTGACCCCACACTTAACCTTGTGCACACCTTTGATCTTGGTCTTTGTTCCCAATTCCTTTGGTGTGGAGGATGATAAACCTTCCCTGGAAATTTATCATATACAAGTCCTTTCTTGGCTCTCCTCGCTGAGCTAGCCATGGTGTGTGCTTGCAGGAATAGGGTAAAAAGCTAGCCTGTCATTTCTTCTAAGTAAGTGCAGCTAACAGGCAATCTGTAAGTTTCCACGTGAAGCTGTTTTGGGAATGAGAAGTTCCTTTAACACAACAATTTATTCTGAGGGTGAAAAATAAGTGCACCTGTAATAACAAGGGATTTTTCCTGTGAGAATCAGtcaagaaaatatgtaaacaataTGAGAATGGATAGATTTGATGGACAAGTAAAATGCCTTTTACTAACCCACAGAATAATTAACAAGAAAGCTAGTAACCAATTAGGAGTTGCCCCCGAGGTttgtaaaaactgtataaaagacAGCATGCAGCCATAATAAAGAGTCTTCTGAGCCTTCTGAATTTTACTGTGTCCCTCTTTGTGTTGTGACTGCCTCAACAGTGACATGTGTGGTGTGTGGACTTGACTCCCTTGCCTGTGTGCCTACCTGAGCAGCTTTTGTGGAGGAGATGCTTCTTGGGAATACACAGCTGTGATGGTCCATGGACCATCCACAGAAAACAATTCATTCCTCTAGAGGATCATGGCTATCTCAGCAATGACTCCCCTTTGGGAAGTCCCCTTGAGAGATTTCCTTATAGCTCCGGCTGAGCAAAAGTGCTTCAACCCATGAGCCTTTGCGGTTATATGTTAATGTTTCATCCCCATTGGtttctcccctttctcctgGTTTTTGCCCCTCCTGATTGGTTCTTTTTGGATCCTTCCCCTGATTTGTCCCTtttcaaattcctttccccattggtCAGTTGTGAAACCCCGCCCCGGGCCACCCTATATAATCCCTCTTCCCTGGAACCATTTGGGTCTATCCCCCCTGGAATTCCTCCCCTGTGGAATAAagaagctctcctggagattGGAAAGACCCCATCTCACTGCTTTTACTCCTGAGTCGCACGGGGTGGCAAACACGGCTTTACTGCTCAGGCAACCTCACACAGAGCTGATCGCTCTGCATCTGAGAGCGCACCAAAGAGCTGATCACTGTGTGTCTGAGAGTGCACCAAAGAGCTCATCATTCTGCACCTGAGTGTGCACAAGAGCTGATCACTGTGTGCCTGAGAGTGCACCAAAGAGGTGATCACTCTGCACCTGAGTGTGCACAAGAGCTGATCACTGTGTGCCTGAGAGTGCACCAAAGAGGTGATCACTCTGCACCTGAGTGTGCACAAGAGCTGATCACTGTGTGCCTGAGAGTGCACCAAAGAGGTGATCACTCTGCACCTGAGTGTGCACAAGAGCTGATCACTGTGTGCCTGAGAGTGCACCAAAGAGGTGATCACTCTGCACCTGAGTGTGCACAAGAGCTGATCACTGTGTGCCTGAGTGTGCACAAGAGCTGATCACTGTTTGCCTGAGAGTGCACCAAAGAGATGATCCCTCTGCACCTGAGTGTGCACAAGAGCTGATCactctgtgcctgagagtgcACAAGAGCTGATCACTCTGTGCCTGAGAGTTCCTGTGCTTCCATCAATCTAGGTGTGTTTTTAAAGTCGCTTCTAGTGAGGAAAGTCGTGGCATCTCTACCACTGGACCAGACCGCAACAGGTAGCACCAACCACCATCAGTTCCATGTTGATACAGCCCAGGGGTGCCTGTACCTGGCGGGGGCTGCACGGACTCGAGGCAGGCGTAGATGCAGCCGTTGTAGCAGCAGCGCTTGTGGCGCTGGCACTCGGAGTCGGAGCGGCAGCTGGGCACCTCGCAGGCGCGCTCCGGCAGGCtctgcggcggcggcgggcacCGGTCGTTCCTCTGCTGGTGGGAACTGTGAGAATGAAGAGGGTACTCATAATCCtttgcaaagagaagaaaaggaaatcaggttgtcttgggttgcaatgcgAGACGTATTCTATTCCCAATCTGTTGAAATTGGTtgaagaggtgtttttctttatctcataaCTCTGGGGGGAGAAGAGGGCGGGTGTCTTTCTGGTCTTTATCTCTTCTACggcccatcctccctgcaggggatatctgctgttaatgggccatcgaggctcactgtATGACTGAtacaattccatcatcccattgggagatgctccacccagtgcgaggagcccagcattcctacctggataaaacctgagatttgGAACACTGGgacagcctgtgtgcactggattcccagaggaagaccagacccatcacaccaccactggacccttctacaggatcatctctactccaacagaaccatatctgccactgcaggaggacttgattggactgctcccaacactCTGACCAACAGGGTATCAGGTCGTATTCTGACTCTGACAAATGTCCCTGGTAGCACCTCTCTCCTCATTGGGCTCCTTCCATCTCCATCATCTTGTCTGGACCAGAATTTGTTCATCCACAGTGGAGCTCTGAGTTGTTAAATTAGAGGCCATTTCTAAATCATGGGACATTGTGGGTGAGATCTGTGAGAGTGATGCCAGCTTCAtcccaaagaaaataaagccaggtttcactgcagcagaaaggagctgagctgctcattACACcctgacaggacaagggaggtGTAAAGTGGATTAAAAGGCACAGGAGCATTTATGAGGCACcaattcagatatttttcacACTGGGGTTGTTTTAGCAAGAAGCCAAATCCCTCCAGCAGAGAGGTGAATAAACCCAGCCCACTCCTTTCTCACCTGTGGCTCAACCACTCACTCACCTCTGGGCTGCAGCTcggctccccagggcagcagaaaGTGCTCAGGGCACTCAGGTCTCACTTTTATTAACAACCATTTCTAAGCTCTAATAAAACCAAAAGGTGAATTCTAGATTTGCACTTTTAAGAGAGATCAGCATCAAGCCAGGGGCATGAAGTGAGAGCTGCCCTGGCCTCACGAGCAGGCTGGTAAGAGccataaatacataaaaatgtgtGTAAAGGTACACTTGGCCCAGTCACTGGTGTGTTACAAAATCAGTGATGAGAAACTGGGGTTGTTATTCCAAGAATAAACATGGTGCAACAGTCCCCAGGGGGTTCTAGGACATTTCACCACCAGACTGTGGAGAAATTTGAGGTGAGCTGAACATCCCTCTCTACATCCTGCTGTATCCTCATTGCTGTATCCCCCAGTGGCTCCTTTGGAGCATCTGTGCCTTTGAGAGCAGCCTCTTCCTCCATGGATTCCCCCAAAAACTGGCCAAGGAGAGACCATTGGAGATGGAGCGGCAGAGAGACAGTGAATTCCTGAATATTTTCACTAATGACAGTCTCTCGTCCTGTTCCCATTATCAATAAAcaatttcagctttttcctttaaaacccTTTCACGACATTGTTTTCCCACGAATGGATAGGCTGTTTAAACCACTAAAAAGGCTTGGAAAAACCCAATTTTGTTGATGTTTTCCATGCTGAAGGTGCAAGCTCTCATATTAGTCCATTCCTCAAAAGCTGGAAACACTCCAAACttgaaacatgttttaaaattgaAGATATtgaaaagacacttttttttttggggggggggtgtttgctGGATTTTAAATAGAGAAAATTTTCAGACCAGATGCAATTTTGGGATATAAGGGAGCACTGGACAATAAATCTGTGCAGTTCCAAACACTGGACAAGTCTCCTTGTTGGAGGGAGTGTTCATCCTGGAAGGTCACACTTTGCTATTCTATTTGAAAGGTCAACTGCAGATGGAAATGTGACCAAAATAATACTGGCAAATAGTagatatatgaaaaaaaaaaaaaaaaaaaaaaaaaaaaaaaaaaaaaaaaaaaaaaaaaaaaaaccgaaaaaaacaccccaccaaaCAATTACTGCAGTTGCCTCGCAGATGATTCAGAAACCAAGAAGCCAAAGTTGCAATGAACAGCTGGCTCCATGAATGAAATTTCCGTTGGGGAACAATATAAAAGTTGTAGCCAAATAACTTTGTACCTCATGACCTCCCTGCCCGTTTTCTCTGGTCACCTATTGCTCACAActcatttctttcaaaagaagaatattttgcttatttgttttaataaacCCCCTTGTTTATGTGTGCATGAAACAGGATTCCCTCATTCCCCAAAATAACCTGGGTAAGGACGTCTCCAGGTTTGGGttataatgttttttaaaagttctcCCAGCATTCACAGTTTGGctctgatttattatttttgcagattgtgacGACAGtcaaaatttctttaaaaacttttttcagTGCAGGAGataaatttctgtttcccaggGAGACTTATTGAATCACTTAATGACAATATCTGCCTTAGAGATAGCCAGAGTATCAAAGTAAGGGGAAAAGTTCAGAGTTCAGCTGAGGAACCCTGGAAGTCAACACAGATGAGGAAAAACCTGGATGGAATCACTCAGCCATAATTTCAATAGGAACTGAAGGATGCAGTTGCCCAAAAATCCCAGATCTGTTCTGTTATTTGTGTCTGGAACTGGTCCCCGAGCTTGTGTCAAAGCTAATTCACATTCTGCATGGAGCCCCTCGAGATGACACACGAGGTTTATTTCAGCCTCCCACCtccagctctggcactgccaggtATTCCCAAACACTGGCCATAAAACAcctttcctctggaaaaaaaaaaatacacagtcaGGGGGAATTTGAAATCCTCCAATATTTCCATTAAAGACCTGGAAAATCACCCGTCAGTGATGATCAAAGTGGCAAACATTAGACTGAAGGCAGCTTAAACAATCTGAAGGACGAGGCCAAAGCAATGGGAATAATATTCTCCTGTTGTTGGCCCAGGATTTGTCATTTTGGTCCTGCTCTTTGCAGTTGGAAGGGTGCTGCAGAACTGGGATGGGCTCCAAGAAGATGCACAGTAATGACTAGAAGGCTGGAAAgcaggaaatacagaaaaaaaaggtttgtgtGCGTGCAGGTTCCAAAGGGAaggctgaggctgctctgctcaCAGGTTACTCTGAGGATATGGGGGCCAGAAATCTCCTGGGGGCACAAAGAGGGTACCCCAGGGCTGATTTATgacagctggctgctggagggTAAATAAATTGTTGGAAGAGCATTACGGCAGCTGTGAGGAATTCTTCATTTCTGGAAAACTTTAAAAGAAGGCTGGGATTTTTCTAAAACACTTGCTGTAGTTGACAGTGGAATGAAATCCAGACTGGGCCAGTTTTTCCCAACATGATGGGTGTTTTATAATGAACTGAAGCCCACTCCCAGGTagctccctccctctgccctttGGGAACAGTCCCTGGAATGTGGGAGCTGCAGAACACCAGCAGCAAATCACTAAATTTGACAAGTGTCCCTCTGTAAAATATAtggatacttttttttttttttttaagcccagctcctgcatccCACTGGGATTGCCAGGCTTTCCTCCTCACTGCAATCcctctttctcccttctccagTCCCACTTGACCCCTCCTTGCCACCTTTCCTCAGGGTGAATGAAAAGCCCCTGGCCAGACCCCAagccagctcctcatcctcacacCTGCCTGTCATTCTGCATCCAGCATTTTTCTGGATTCAGGAGGattttctgctcctcctgctgtaGCCTCAGATGTTCTGGGCTCAGAGCACACAAAGCTCCCTCCCCGTGTCCTTTGGGGTCCCACCGGGATGTCTGTGGCCCGTGTCCCATACGGCTGCAGGTTGTATCTGCCATCCCTCTCGCCAAGTGACTCACAaatcagctgctctgctcccagactCTGGTTTTCCCACTGCAAGGAACACAAAGCATTTGGTAGGAAAGAAAACATCCCTCTGAGAAACCAGAGGGGCTGCCAGAACCGAGTCCTGGTGCAGAAGAGGATGGAGAGCAGATGCTTTCCCCCTGACAAGGCtttgaggaggagaaagaaaagcgttttctgttttccctggatCAATGTTTCTGTCAATATGAGTGATTCTAGCTGAGCTTGCCAGATCAGTAGCACCTGGATTCAGGGCTGCCAGGAAAAACAGCCCTTTGAAGAAGTGCAGGTTGAAAGAAGAGGATATATCCTCAGGGGAGCCGGCTCTGCCTCGGCAGGGCTCCTTATCTGAAGATCAACATGTAAATTCCTGTTCTGCTCCTGTCCTATCTCTCCGGGTCATTCACCTCATAGTTCCTATTAAATTTGAGCTTCACACTGAAACATGGTAAAAGAACATCCATATAAATGCACTTTCCAGGGAGTGATTTTGCAGGAAATGCTGCTCTTTATATCACCATTTTCCAATTAAAGTGCAAACCAGAGGATACCTTGTCCCAAGAGAGGCTATAATGAAGAAGATTTCTTACACAATCCTGAGGTGCCTTTCAAATATCAGCACaatgttttctgcaaaatttcaAGGAGACAAGACAGAATTTCAGTTCGCTCATCGGGGGCAAGGGATGTGTGTCACAACTCTGAGTCAGCAATTGCACAAACCGAATGTCATGCACAAACATCACTCTAAAAGTCACGGGCATAAAACATCCTTTTTGaatgaaaagctgcagaaaacagaTGGAGGAATCTGCCTGTGACACCAAGGTGCTGCTTGTACACGTGCAGTGGTTGGAAGATGCAATGAGACCTGAGCATAACAGAATGAACTGTTTGGGGCTTGCACCCAAGGAATTCAAGAGGCAGAAACCTTGGCTCAGTGCTGGTTTCTAAGAGAACTTGAATGGATCAAgtaaaaattccaaatttattttttttttttttttaacagtgggTTCTAAAATTCAAgctgtcaatttttttttttttttttttttttttcttttccccatttccatttcctccttGGCCAACTCTAACTGCTGTCTGGCCCAGGCACACCAGGACGGGACCCAGTAACTTGTTGCTGTCGCAGTCCCAGTTCCAGCAGTCCTGCTCCGGGTGGATTTGGgagggctggctgtgctcagtGCCCCGTGAAGGCTGCCaagagagcagggcaggcacagaTGGTGCCCCCGAGTGTGTGCCAGGgcgtgggcagcagctctgcccgcAGGGAATGTGCCGGGCACGGCACAGGCGCATCCACAGGGATGCATTTCTGGGATCGCCACCCTTTAGGGAGATGGGCACGCCGCTCTGGAGCTCTCCGTGCTCCAGGGATTGccaccagcccttccctccagcacgCATTTACCCCAAAATTACCccaaaaagcagcacaggagctgtgcagggacccccccctccctgctccgaGCAATAAATCCCATCATCTTCCTCCCACTAAACCCATCCCCGGACCCGCAGGGTTTGCATTCCCCTTCTCCCCGGGCActtttccctggctgccctggggagTTTCCAGGGAAAGCGGTGCCATCCCTGCGCTTCCCAAGCTTCCCCCCTTGCAGCAGCTAGGTGGCAAAAGTTCCGCGCAGCCTGGGAAAACTTCGTGAATCCATGAATCCGTGTTACACAGAGCCAGCCCGCCGAGCCAGACACCCCCGATCCCAAAAGGCGCAAGGAAAACTTCCCCGTGTAGCGGCGGGcatccccaaaaatccccccagCCTTACTCACATCGTATTTCTCCGTCATTTTCAGCAGAGCTCGTTTCCAGAGGGTCCTGGCAGAGCCCGGCTCCGGCAGCAGAACCGAGACGCACAAGGCTGCAGCGAAGATCTTTTTACAGAAAAGCAtctctggcagcagcctggaaCTCATGTTTTTCCCAGGGGGAGATGGAATAAGGAGCCCGGTTCTCGGGATCCGGGCGGTTTcgagagagagagcgagagctGAGAGCTCTGAGAGCCGCTTTTCCCTGCGCAGcttctgggaagggaaaaggggaagggtaaaaaaaaaaaaaaaaaaaagaaaaagaaaataaataaataaataaaaagagccCACAGGCAGAAGCCGGGAGCTGCTGTTGAACTTCTTGAAGTTAGATCAGGTTCTCGGCTCGCACTCTCGCACAAAGCTCACGCTCTCCTGGAGTGATGGACGGGAAGATTACTTGGGGAGATTATTTTTAGACCTTTGTTCCCAACATCTGGCATCCTCCGAGAGCCCCATTCAGAGCCAAAGTGTGGGATCAGATGACAGCTGCCGCAGGGGGAAATAAAGGTCTCGGAGGGGTGGGCTCGGCGGATTTTTGCGAACAGTTCACCCAAACTTCCCGAGAGCCTGGGCTCTCCCTTTGTGCGCTTCCTACTGCGGGTTTGCATCTCGTTTTGACAAAGTGATAACTTCATCTGGAGCCCGCTTGAAGGAAATGATTTAACGACGTGATAAATATCCAGGGGCTTTCTTTAAACCGAGGTGACGCCGGCGCTCTGAAAACGATCTCGAAGGAGGGGAAAGAcgttaggaaaaaaataaattggggTGTGGAGTAGGG is part of the Hirundo rustica isolate bHirRus1 chromosome 11, bHirRus1.pri.v3, whole genome shotgun sequence genome and encodes:
- the WFDC1 gene encoding WAP four-disulfide core domain protein 1, producing MSSRLLPEMLFCKKIFAAALCVSVLLPEPGSARTLWKRALLKMTEKYDDYEYPLHSHSSHQQRNDRCPPPPQSLPERACEVPSCRSDSECQRHKRCCYNGCIYACLESVQPPPVLDWLVQPKPRWLGGNGWLLDGPEEVLQAEACSTTEDGDEPLHCPTGYECHIINPGNTAEGIPNRGQCIKLRGNPDGHSLRHKYYKEYLGSNSNNLVGYVKNQQKHLG